The Pangasianodon hypophthalmus isolate fPanHyp1 chromosome 2, fPanHyp1.pri, whole genome shotgun sequence genome window below encodes:
- the LOC128317247 gene encoding germ cell nuclear acidic protein-like — protein sequence MSVIYNCESCDFFSEGDKAEAEAEAVFEAEPDAEAHTDAEVEAEANIDAEVEAKTEHEAEAETGDEAHIDAEVEAQAETEHETEAEAKTEHEAEAETGDEAHIDAEVEAQAETEHETEAEAKTEHEAEVEADTEAETETEAESKTEPEAEPDTEDEAHIDAEVEAQAETEHEAEAEAKTEHEAEVQPDTETEPETEAETKTEPEAEVEVDTEAEPDAECAAEERKTDDAETENSTSLDGANGNDADEPAESIRKGNEKKKRTRRGTRGRGRKINYKKVQDNKAGMLKEVDDGAEAEAIGDLMNILLDETEETNGPSLAGESGEITMSADIEAEAEAFNGFLTVLLEEIRDKINLPLGMLQEVDDGAEADAIKQLLNVFLDQAGEMIDLPLGK from the exons ATGTCAGTAAT TTATAATTGTGAATCCTGTGACTTTTTTTCAGAAGGAGATaaggctgaagctgaggctgaagctgTTTTTGAAGCTGAACCTGATGCTGAAGCTCACACTGATGCTGAAGTTGAGGCTGAAGCTAACATTGATGCTGAAGTTGAGGCTAAAACTGAACATGAGGCTGAAGCTGAAACTGGGGATGAAGCTCACATTGATGCTGAAGTTGAGGCTCAAGCTGAAACTGAACATGAGACTGAAGCTGAGGCTAAAACTGAACATGAGGCTGAAGCTGAAACTGGGGATGAAGCTCACATTGATGCTGAAGTTGAGGCTCAAGCTGAAACTGAACATGAGACTGAAGCTGAGGCTAAAACTGAACATGAGGCTGAAGTTGAGGCTGACACTGAAGCTGAAACTGAGACTGAAGCCGAGTCTAAAACTGAACCTGAGGCTGAACCTGACACTGAGGATGAAGCTCACATTGATGCTGAAGTTGAGGCTCAAGCTGAAACTGAACAtgaggctgaagctgaggctaaaACTGAACATGAGGCTGAAGTTCAGCCTGACACTGAAACTGAACCTGAGACTGAAGCTGAGACTAAAACTGAACCTGAGGCTGAAGTTGAAGTTGACACTGAAGCAGAACCTGATGCTGAATGTGctgctgaagaaagaaagacggaTGACGCTgaaacagagaacagcacatcTCTGG ATGGAGCAAATGGCAATGATGCAGACGAGCCTGCTGAAAGCATCaggaaaggaaatgagaaaaagaaaaggaccagGAGAGGGACACGAGGCAGAGGGAGAAAGATCAATTACAAAAAGGTCCAGGACAACaaagcag ggatgctgaaagaggtggatgatggagCGGAGGCCGAAGCTATCGGTGACCTGATGAACATCCTCCTGGATGAGACAGAGGAAACTAATGGCCCATCTCTGG caggaGAAAGTGGGGAGATCACGATGAGTGCTGACATtgaagctgaggctgaagcctTTAATGGTTTCCTCACCGTCCTCCTGGAGGAGATAAGGGACAAGATCAACCTGCCTCTGG ggatgctgcaagaggtggatgatggggcggaggctgatgCCATCAAGCAGCTCCTGAACGTCTTCCTGGATCAGGCAGGCGAAATGATTGACCTGCCTctgggtaagtaa